From the Caballeronia sp. LZ062 genome, one window contains:
- a CDS encoding TetR family transcriptional regulator has protein sequence MTKDDTPHAHAHGASGKKKRLGRPTGNINQRENILDAAEVDFSQRGYAGTSLKDVAASCGVTQALITYYFGTKQQLFEQVFLRRAKLISDERVNELHALTKAGAKPGVHDIVRAFLLPLVALRKSDGGRAFIRLQARLHTEPPEISYSLRSTAYGDSTDAYVDALRSALPGLPAKDLYWRVTAMIGAYLYAFSDTHRLDVLAKGACDPWDANETLEQLTSFIVGGLEAQASAAAKPKGTSRAKKAQAAPDADAKKPRKTQTSKVETSAKTKTARTARAA, from the coding sequence ATGACGAAAGACGACACCCCTCACGCTCACGCCCACGGCGCATCGGGCAAGAAGAAGCGCCTCGGCCGCCCGACGGGCAACATCAACCAGCGCGAGAACATCCTCGATGCAGCGGAAGTCGACTTCTCGCAACGCGGTTATGCGGGCACGTCGCTCAAGGACGTGGCGGCGTCGTGCGGCGTCACGCAGGCGCTGATCACTTACTACTTCGGCACCAAGCAGCAACTCTTCGAGCAGGTCTTTCTGCGTCGCGCGAAGCTGATTTCCGACGAACGCGTGAACGAACTGCACGCGCTGACCAAGGCCGGCGCGAAGCCCGGCGTGCACGACATCGTGCGGGCGTTTCTGCTGCCGCTCGTCGCGCTGCGCAAGTCCGACGGCGGGCGCGCGTTCATCCGGCTACAGGCGCGGCTGCATACCGAGCCGCCCGAGATTTCATACAGCCTGCGCAGCACCGCTTACGGCGACTCTACCGATGCCTACGTCGACGCCTTACGCAGCGCGCTTCCCGGCTTGCCCGCGAAAGACCTGTACTGGCGCGTGACCGCGATGATCGGCGCATACCTGTATGCGTTTTCCGATACGCACCGTCTCGATGTGCTCGCGAAAGGCGCATGCGATCCGTGGGACGCAAACGAGACGCTGGAGCAGTTGACGAGCTTCATCGTGGGTGGATTGGAGGCTCAGGCGAGCGCAGCCGCGAAGCCCAAGGGCACGAGCCGCGCGAAGAAGGCGCAAGCCGCGCCGGATGCCGATGCGAAGAAGCCGCGCAAAACGCAGACGAGCAAGGTGGAGACAAGCGCGAAAACCAAAACCGCCCGCACCGCGCGGGCGGCGTGA
- a CDS encoding Asp/Glu racemase, with product MQARTYRIGQIVPSSNTTMETEIPAMLMARQAIEPERFTFHSSRMRMKKVVKEELAQMDAESDRCAVELSDARVDVLGYACLVAIMAMGRGYHRASQERLQAHTAANGADAPVVTSAGALVDALKVMKAKRVVVVAPYMLPLTELVVDYIRHEGFDVIDYRALEIPDNLDVARHDPRKLPDIVKTLKYQDADAIVLSACVQMPSLAVVPMVEALTGKPVVTAAIATTYAMLRQLDLKPVVPGAGALLSGAY from the coding sequence ATGCAAGCCAGGACTTATCGCATCGGCCAGATCGTCCCCAGTTCGAACACGACGATGGAAACCGAAATTCCCGCCATGCTGATGGCGCGCCAGGCCATCGAGCCCGAACGCTTCACGTTCCATTCGAGCCGAATGCGCATGAAGAAGGTGGTGAAGGAAGAACTCGCGCAAATGGATGCGGAGTCCGACCGCTGCGCCGTCGAGCTTTCGGATGCGCGGGTGGACGTGCTCGGCTACGCGTGCCTCGTCGCGATCATGGCGATGGGGCGCGGCTACCACCGCGCGTCGCAGGAGCGTTTGCAGGCGCATACCGCTGCGAACGGCGCCGATGCACCGGTCGTCACCAGCGCGGGCGCGCTCGTCGATGCGCTGAAGGTGATGAAGGCGAAACGCGTCGTCGTGGTGGCGCCGTACATGTTGCCGCTCACTGAACTGGTCGTCGATTACATTCGGCACGAAGGCTTCGACGTGATCGACTATCGTGCGCTCGAAATTCCCGACAATCTCGACGTCGCGCGCCATGATCCGCGCAAGCTGCCGGACATCGTCAAGACGCTGAAGTATCAGGATGCGGACGCCATCGTGCTGTCGGCGTGCGTGCAGATGCCGTCGCTCGCCGTCGTGCCGATGGTCGAAGCGTTGACCGGCAAGCCTGTCGTGACCGCGGCCATCGCCACGACTTACGCCATGCTGCGCCAGCTTGATCTGAAGCCGGTCGTGCCGGGCGCGGGCGCGCTGCTGTCGGGCGCCTATTGA
- a CDS encoding FAD-dependent monooxygenase produces the protein MSRTLRVGVIGGGIGGVALTGALAQQGIEVRLFERASAFGDVGAGIQMTPNAVKVLQALGLGDALRDVAFVPQAIVGRNWETARENFRTPLAAVCPALYGAPFYHVHRADLHRILTTLLPADASRLSTSCIDVRQQKDGAVAVFDDGSEFEADLIVGADGVRSVVRGKLFGEEAPRFTGNMCFRAVVPFDEMPDFVSPDSSFWLGPNAHVVTYYVRRGQAVNIVAVAETENWVEESWNAASSREELLATFEGWHPNLIRLFERADSVFKWGLFDRDPMRTWSSGNVTLLGDAAHPMLPFLSQGAAMAIEDGFVLARSLGAHGGDIASALRDYEAERLPRTSRVQLESRERGRTYHLPSAFAQRKRDLIYKFKSYLNPQASGIQANWVYAYNATDFAPRVERDALAAS, from the coding sequence ATGAGCAGAACACTTCGCGTCGGCGTGATCGGCGGCGGAATCGGCGGCGTGGCCCTCACGGGCGCGCTCGCGCAGCAAGGCATCGAAGTGCGTCTTTTCGAGCGCGCGAGCGCGTTCGGCGATGTCGGCGCGGGTATTCAGATGACGCCCAATGCGGTGAAAGTGCTTCAGGCGCTCGGCCTCGGCGACGCGCTTCGCGACGTCGCGTTCGTGCCGCAGGCCATCGTCGGCCGCAACTGGGAGACGGCGCGCGAGAACTTTCGCACGCCGCTCGCGGCCGTCTGCCCGGCGCTCTATGGCGCGCCCTTCTATCACGTGCATCGCGCGGACTTGCATCGCATTCTGACGACGCTCCTGCCCGCCGACGCCTCGCGGCTTTCGACGAGCTGCATCGACGTGCGCCAGCAAAAAGACGGCGCGGTAGCCGTGTTCGACGACGGCAGCGAGTTCGAAGCGGACTTGATCGTCGGCGCGGACGGCGTGCGCTCCGTCGTGCGCGGCAAGCTCTTCGGCGAGGAAGCGCCGCGCTTCACCGGCAACATGTGTTTCCGCGCGGTCGTGCCGTTCGACGAGATGCCCGACTTCGTGAGCCCGGATTCGTCGTTCTGGCTCGGGCCGAATGCGCACGTCGTCACGTATTACGTGCGGCGCGGTCAGGCGGTCAACATCGTCGCGGTGGCGGAGACGGAGAACTGGGTCGAGGAATCGTGGAATGCGGCGAGCAGCCGCGAGGAATTGCTCGCCACATTCGAAGGCTGGCATCCGAATCTGATCCGCCTTTTCGAGCGCGCCGATTCGGTCTTCAAATGGGGCTTGTTCGACCGCGATCCCATGCGCACGTGGTCGAGCGGCAATGTCACACTGCTCGGCGATGCCGCGCATCCCATGCTGCCGTTTCTCTCGCAAGGCGCGGCCATGGCCATCGAAGACGGCTTCGTGCTCGCGCGTTCGCTCGGCGCGCACGGCGGCGATATTGCAAGCGCACTGCGCGACTACGAAGCGGAGCGCCTGCCGCGCACGAGCCGCGTCCAGCTCGAATCGCGCGAACGCGGCCGCACGTATCACTTGCCGAGCGCGTTCGCGCAGCGCAAGCGCGACCTCATCTACAAGTTCAAGTCGTATCTGAATCCGCAGGCCTCGGGCATTCAGGCGAACTGGGTCTATGCGTATAACGCAACGGACTTCGCGCCGCGTGTCGAACGCGATGCGCTCGCCGCTTCGTGA